GCCCAGTGAACATGTGTCAATTGGAGTAAAGAACCACAGCGGGAGGCAGTCAATCCTAAATGGTATGTCAGGGAGCACTTTGGGGTCAAAGCGCCAGGTCCGTTAGCTTTGCTGAGTTCGGTTActcaaatataaaaagaaaatgccaggACCAACCTCACTGAGAATTAAAGTGCATTGGCTGTCTGGCAGGCTAAGTGGGTTGAGGAGATGGTAGCTCTAGGGCCCCTAACCCTCATGTGATTCACTCTGGCAGGTGGCATGATGAGTAACATCAGGGCTgagaaaatgatttgaaaatagtAATCAATGTCTCCTGAAACTGTCTTCTTCCTTTTAATTCCCCTCCCGCTTCCAGCCCACCGAAATCATTACCACCCCCTCCAATGtcacaccccagaaaagcttcTGTTGGGGTAGCAGCTTTGGGGTAACCTCTGCCCCTGAAGTCATAGTGAATGTCCCCTCTGCAGAGAGAACACAACTTCTGCCTCTTGAAGGCAATGTGATGCATATTCATGCCGAATCAGCCAGCCTGGACAGTGACAAACGACACAGGCAGGGACAGctccttccatctttttttttttttttcttttatcggAGTTGGGGGATCACAGCCCTTGTACCAAAACCCAAATCTCATTACTTGCAGAGGATTGGTGTCTTCTTAGCGGGGCAGGGAGGAGCTAGGTGTAAGATGCTTACTTGCACAGGATGGTTAAAATAGAAGGAATCTTATTTTCCTCCAAATTGGTACATGATTCCTCTGGATGCCCTCATGTCTCCTCATTCAACTGTGCCCACCATGTTGGATGTCAGTCTTGGGGGTACAAGGGATGGCAGGAGAGGCCTCTGAGAGACCCAGGTCCTGGAGCAGCTTGCACCCCAGCTGAGGTCTTGGGGGCTAGGCTGTCCTCACCAGGCTCCCCTCTTGTCCCCCTCTCGGGTATGGCCTGTGAGGGAAGTATCCCTGCTGAGTCTGAAAAGCAATGTGTCACCTTCGCAGCTTCCGGCACctaaggagggaagaagggagtcTGTTCACTGTAGCTGCACCCAAGCTCCTCTGGTTTACCCTCTTACTACCTTCTGTGAACCCCATTCTCTCCTAAGAATCCTAATAAGCCCCACCTGACTTGAAAACACCCTGTCCTGTGGCCTTGGTGTGGAGTAGAGGGGTGAGAAACGCCTCGGGTAGGGGTGGTAAACTGGATTCCACACATCCCCTGGACTCTCAGAGCCCATAAAGTGGGATCAGTGTCTGTCTTAAAGGCTTCTGGGAAGGTTCACAGCTTTGCAAATTAGGACACTGTCTCCCTCATTCTACATCTACAGTCAGATGGCACCTCCTCCAGGGTACCTTCTCTGACCTCTTGCAGGAGTGGTCAGACGTCCCCCATGCAGCGTGCGCCATCTGCGGCCGGCATCATTTGCCCTCGGATCCCCCTCCCGCACCAGAATGCGATCCCTCTTACACTGTCCTAGTGCCAGCAGGCGCctggtaaatatttgttcaacACATTCAACAACTTCCCATTCCCCTGGCTGCTTTCCCACTGGCAGGTTTGCCCTGAACTTGCTCCAGGGCAAAGCCTTGATGCCTCCCCAACACCCATTCGCAAACCCCTCACCTGCACGTGTCTGGGTTGAGCTCTAAGCCCCGCCCTTGGCAACGGAGGAAGCTGCGGCGTCGGCAGCGGCAGCGGCAGGTCCGGGGGTCAGGGCGCTGGCGGCGCTGGGAGCAGCGTGGGCAGAGGGGCCTGAGGCTGGAGTGGGATGGGTGATGTCAACTGGGGAGGGTGCTCCGGGGACGGAGTCCCAGCCCGGAACAGAGCGGGGCTGGGGGCGGTGGTGGGGAGTGGAAGCCCTAGGAGGAGAAGCAACATGTCCAGGGTGGGAAGGCAGCGTCTTCCCGGGAGCTGGGGTTGGGTCAGACCACAGTGGATTCGGGGaacagagggaagaagggaaaagggagatGGATGGGAGGAGAAAAAGGGGAGGGGACCACAGGTTCCTGAAACATTCATatacccctgccctgcccccatgGGACatcctgggggctggggctgagcTCCAACCCCACCTTAGTGGGAGCCAAGACGCTTACCTGTCTGGCTTCGcagcattctcttttttttttggtctgaaaattTAAGAGAGACGGACAcacagaaagagagggaggatCAGGAAATCCAagcatcccactctcttctcccAGATCCCAGGCCTACCCCTGGCTCTACTCCCAGAAACCTGGTTTCCACCCCCAGGTGCCATCACACCCAGCACCCCAAGCCTGGTCTTTGTGAGTGCAGAAGCTGGGCCTGGCTGGCACCTGCATTCACACTGATTGTGCTCTTCCAGCGACATCTCCCCCAGCTGACTGCTCGGGTACCGGATCATGAGGATCTGTGCTCAGGAGGACAGGAAGACAAGATGGTGAGACAAAGAGGACCTTGGCTGCCAACACACCAACCTTCTAGGCCCCCAGTCTTAACCCCAGAGTGCTGGCATTCCCCCCCCTCCTGCACCGAGGGTGCATTCCCGGGGCCCCAGTACCTGCATTCGGACTTGGTGCTGCCCAGTGGGCACACACTCCAGGCCGTCGTCAGGGCAGCAGCCACCACAGCGGTGCACGGTCACACAGCTGGGCACCAGCTGCTTGGCCACTGTGCCCATGAGCTCCACGGTCAAGGGCACAACCACCTCCCGCGGCTGGCAGGTGGCGCGGGCATACACGTCTATCCATGACACCACTGGGGGCAGACCGGGCGGGAGGGGTTAAGTTTCCACTGGGTTTCCTGCAGCTGCTCCCTGGTTCCCCTACTCTCCCCTCCCAGCAGCTGTTCTCCCTAGTCCCATGTCACCACCATCCTCTCCCTGTCTTCTGTCCTCCCTGCCCTGCTGATGCAGACCCCAGGAATCCCACTGCCTTGCCTCAATTCCCCCTTCTGTGAAATGGGCAGAGTAACAGTTTGCATCTCATAAGTGAGTTGTGATTACACAGTATGATGGGATAATGAAACCCGGAGCCCGGGCAGGTGGCAGACCCTCAGTGTTGGCAGTTACTATTACTGCCATCACTGTTACCTTTCTTCTGGTGGCTGGGGATCTCAGGCTGGCCATCAGGAGCCTGTGGGAGAGGAGAGACCAGAGGTGAGAGGGGAATACCTCCCTGAACCTGGAGCACCCTCTAGGACAGGCTGTCCAGGGTGCTGTTCCAGGGCTGCCCTTGTGCTCAGGAGGCTTCACCTCTCTGATGTCTTCCCAGATTGATCTGTTCCTGGGGCCACTGCTCTAGCCTTACCTGTCCTCTACCGGCCACCTGGGACCTGTCCTGGCCCATGACCCGCCTGGGGAGCTCTGCAGGCAAGCCTCGAGGAATCTCCAAGCCTCGAGGCTGGGCTTGTTCTGGAGGCCGCAGGTTGGGAGGGGGCACCGTGGGCGCCAAACCGGGTCCTGCGGGCACAGAGGTGGCCCCGCCTCCGGCTGCGCCCTAGGGACGGGGTGGGActgggtggggctgggtggggcgAGGGAGTGGCCCCATGGCTGGGCGGACGGGTAGGCGGGGAGGGGCCCCTCCGGGAGATGCCCGGACCGAGCCCCCGCGATGCCCGGCTCCTTGGCTGGGCCCCGCGGGTCCCCTCGGCCGAGGGCGCGCCGCGCCTCCCCACTTCCGCCAACCTTGAGAGAGGGCACGGCGCGAGGGCGGGATGGCGGGGACGGTCGTACCTGGGCGGGAGCCAGCTGCAGGAGCGCGGCGAGCAGCAGGCGTCGGAGCAGGGGGCTCATGGTGCCCGCGGGGGCCGCGCGCCGAGGGCGCCCGCATCGTCCTAGCCCGGCGGCGCCGGGGGCGGTGGCAGCCAAAGCCCCATGGCGCGGGTCCGGGCGCGGCGGGCGGGGGCCGGGCGCGGGGGGCGGCTCCTCCGCGGCCCCCTCCCGAGCCCTGGGTGCAGGCAGCGCAGCGCAGCGCAGCGGCGGCGGCCGGAGGAGCCGGGCGGGCGGGCGGCCGGCGGCGGCGGGAGGCAGCGGGAACGGCGGGGGCAGCGGGGGGCCGGGCCCGGGCTGGCGGGCGGGCGGCTCATGTGACCCAGACACGCGTTCCCCACCGGgccgcggggcgggggcggggcgggggctgcGGGGAAGTGGGGGGGGGAGGCCGCTGGCGGGGACCGCCCCCTCCATACACCCCCCCACCTCCCGCCGCGGCCGGGGAAAGGGGACGCACCGCCCAGGGGGCCGGACTCCCGTCCCGGGTTGCGGCCTCCAGAACCCGGAGGGCGGAGCGCTGCTCCCATGGTGAGGCCCTGGGTGGGGGGCACCGGGCCTGAAGGAGGGAGTCAGACGGGCGCTCTAAAAATCACTTTATTGCACgcgtttgggggtgggggtgggctccGGGAGTGGAGCCAGAGGAGGACACACGACAGGCGCCATCCGGGCGAGCCCCTCAGGGGCTGGCGCCTGGGGACACGATCCCGGGGTCTTGAGGAGGCCGGGGAGGCGGCGTTGGCGACTGCTGCCGCCTCTGCTGTCGCTCCTGCTGGAGCTTTGCTCTTTTGGCTCTGGCGGAGAGAGCAGTTGGGTGGTTGGGGAAGCCATCCCGCAGGACCGTGCCAGGACAGTAAGGTGGGGGCAGGAAAGAACAGGGACAGACCTGGCCTGGGCCCGCGAGTCATTGTAGATGGCTGTGATGACCCGGTCCTTTTCATCCATGAAGTTTCGGTGCATCTGCTCCAGCTTCCTGCAAGGGGACTGTTATTAACCCTGGGCTCCCCATCCCTGGTGCCCCCCAAGTCCTGCCCTCCCTGCTTCCCCAGGACTTCAAAGTTTTACACCTATGGGTACTGCAGCCTAACTTTGCCTGTGATAGGTGGAGAGAGGGGCAGAGTGGGCCAGGGTTTGTCGAGGGTCGAGCGGCAACCACATCCCTAGCTGTGACATTGAAGGTGCTGACAGTGACACTGGACATCAGGGTGCTGCATTAGAAGACTGGAAAGGGTTGTGCATCTAACCCCATCTCTGAACTGGGCAGGCTGCTAGCAGCGGGCACTGGGCCTTATATATCTTTGCTTTAGAAAATCACTGCCTGGCACGCCTGGAAGGGAGAGTGGTAGGGAGACTCCCGGGTGAGTGAGGACAGTTGCTGGCAAGACCATATTTAAAAGGCATTTGCTTGTTGTTGATGATTTCTTTGGCTCCAGTGCTTCCTGGCAGCTGGCGCCAAAGGTTTAcgttcaaataaagaaaaactagaaGTGACAGCATTAGCTATGAGCACCCATGCCTCTGCCAAGTGCTGCAAAGGCTGGACTGCATGCAATTTTCAGCTTGAAGAATACAAAGGTGGGAGCCACAGGGGCTCCCCATGCtagcttctctctccctcctgccctcTGCCCATCCTCCCAGGGAGAGCAGGGACACACCTGAAGGCGGCGTAGTGCAGGCCCATGCCTGCCAGCATCAGCAGGAGGCAGTACCCCAGCACCCGCTGGTTGTGTTTGTGCTGCTGCTGTCTCGACTCAGGCCCCTGCGGCCTCACGCCATGGAACTGGGCCCAGTAGTGTGCGTTGGGAGGCTCCCAGGAGCTGCTGGGAGGGAGCAAGAAGAATAATGTGGGGATGAGGTCTCcctgggggggggaggggggcaagcTGGGGGCGGGACTGCTGTACCTGTGTGTGTGGCTGGCTGGCCTAGGGTGGGCTGTGGTTCCTGGAGACTTCGGGGGGCTTGCCCAACGGAGCTGGTGGTCGTAGCTGTGGCGGCTTTGCTCGCGACTGAGGACCCGGTATGCTTCATTGAGCTCCACAAAGCGGCTGTGCAGGGCCGGGTTCCTGGGGTCTCGGTCAGGGTGCAGCTGGGGTAGGGCAGGGCTACCCTCATTTCCCTTGCCATGCTCACAATGTCCACCCACAAGGGCTCAAATCACTCCCAGAGGCCCTGGCTGGTCGGTGACCTTTTTATTCAGGTCCGCCTACCCTTCTGGAAGGCCAGAGGGTCAGGAAGCTCAGACGCCTGCCCCCTGCCCTTGTTCAAGCCCTCCCTGCCTGCTAGGTCTCCTCCAATACCCTCTCTCACTGTGTGCTCTGCTCTAGGCCTTCTCAATCAAGAGCAGACAAGCAGGTCAAGAGAACCTAGCCCAACCCAGGCAGGACCCCCGGCTCCTGCCCAAGCCTTTCCTCCTGCCTGGCCCAGGACTCTCTATTCTTAAGGCACCTCCCACTCCGTATCTTGCAGGTTGAGGGAATGTGGCACCAGCTCAGCTCTATCTCAGTCTCACTGCTGGGAACTCCAATCCACTACATCTGGCTCAGATTCCCCTGGCCCCACATAGAGCGACTGGTACCTCTTTGGACTTGGTGAAGAAAGCTCGTTTCACTTCTTCAGCGCTGGCTCCAGGATGTACCCCCAGCAGCTCATAGTAGTTAGTGGGGCCAGACCTGTGGAGAGAGGCCCTAACCTGCAGGAGCTGAGGGAACCCAGGGGATATTCCTCTCCCCATTCTACCCCACCTCTTTGGGCCACACTCTTCGACTCAGTAGCCAGGAGCTGTAGGGGCTGAGGAAGGCACCCAGGCAGAGCTATCCCCAAAACACGCCTCCTTTTTAAGATGTCAGGCATGGTGCAGATCAACACTTCTCAGTCTGTGGTTCTCTGACCCCTTGCATCAGAAACATCTGAAAAGCTTGTTAAAGGAACTGATTCCTGAGCTCCACCTCGTTCCTCCAGACCAGAATATCCAGGTCAGGCCTTAGGTGCCTGCATTTTTGCAGCTCTCCCCCTTCCCCAGGTGGGTTATGCAGTGACGTTTGACAACCACTAGTGTTGGGGAAAGCGTACTGGGTTTGAACGACACCGGGGCTCGAATTCCAGGTCTGCCACTGAACTTGCTGGATGTCTTTGGGGTCATCCCTTAATCACAGAAGGTGAGGGTTACCTGAGACCAAGCCCGTAAGGCACCTGGCTCAGGGGAGAGAGACCACAACTAACTCAGCACAGAAGGCAGGGACTAGAGCTCAGCAGGTCCTCCACGAACACCCAGCGAACGACCGGGCCCGGGCCCCCGACGCCCGACTCACCGCTGCCCGGCAGCCTCTCCGAGGAGCCGGGAGGGAGGGCCGCGGGGCCACAGCCGGCACAGGTGCAGGGGCCGCAGGGGCGGCATGGCGGCGGGCGGGCAGCTGGGGGAATGGAGACCGCAAAGAGGTGTGCATTGGGACCGGAATGGGGCGAGACAGCAGGCACCCCGGGGGCAGAGGGAAGAGATCTTGCGAAAGAAGGCTGAGGGCCTCCTTGCTCCGGGGCCCTTCCCCTCGCTGGTCCTTTGGTGTCCCGACCACCAGCTCCGGACGCCGCTGAGACCCACCCACCCCTGCTACTCGCCCAGggagtttgggggtgggggcgggcaaGGGAGGAGTCGCAGCTaagccccgcccctgccccactCACGGACTCCACGGCCACCGCCATTTCCTGCGCTTATTCGGAGGCCCCGCCCCTACGCCCTCATTGGTTTAGACGCCAGGGCCACGCCCACCGGCCGGAAGGAGTAGGTGTGCGGGGAAGGCCCCGTCCCTGCACGCCCATTGGCCCTTGATGCCTCGGCCCCGCCTGCGAGGCCGCGGCCCCCGGACGTGCTGACAGGCGCGGGCCGGCCTGGTGGGAAGCGGGCGGGGCCCAGCCTGGGTCCAGCCGACGCGGCTCCGCGGTGACCCAGCAGTGGGGCCCGGGGCCTGAAGAAGCGGACACAGCCCTCGGCCTCAGCTTGCAGCGGGGCTGggtttgtttgtgtgttgttgtttttttcccccaagtcaTTTGCCCTGTCTCGCTCAGTCACTCCCAGTGGGCGCCTGTATCTCGTGGAAGTTGCAGACACCAACAGAATCCAAGAATAAAGTCCTTTATTGTCTTCAGAGCCGTGGTGACTGGGCTGGGGATCGTGGGGCGACTGAGGCAGGTCCTCCCTGGACCCGGTTGTAGAGGAGGACCGCGCCTTTGGCTGAGGGGCAGAGTTCGGCCCAGCCCTGGGTCTCCTGCAGCCTCCACAGGCTCTGTGGGGGAGAAAGTGGTGAAGGCCACTGGGCAGGCAGGGAGACCCAGACATCCAGCCCTCACCTCTGCCTGAGCTGCAGAGCTCTCGGGAATGCACCCTCCAGAGGAAGACATGTCAGGGGCTGGAGCAGGTGAGCTCGCCCTCACCCTTGGCCAAAGGCATTCCCAAGTGGAAGCCTTGAGGCTTCGGAGGAAAGCTCCGTGAGATCTGGGGGACTCAGTCTAGCCCAGGCAAAACGCAGCCGACCCGCACCTCTGTCTCCACAAAGATGATGTCTGTGGACTCGTGGGCCTCGGGTCCCCCATTCAAGTAGTGCTTTCTCACCTGCTCGGAAGTCAGACTGCACCTGGGAAAGGACATATGGGTGTCTCAGCCCTGCCCCACAGCCACCTACCCCAGGACCCAGCATCCTGTCCCCCAGAGCCCACTCACTGTATGAAGAACTCGGCACTGGCCCGGCCGGCACTGGTCTCGTTGCAAGCAATGCCCAACAGCAGGGGCCGGCTCAGGGTGGGCAGCGGCAGGTTTACCTGGGGCCAGGGGTCCCACTTGTCAGTTtccaccccaaccccccacccccagaaagaAGACAGCCCCTTACCTTTGTGCAGCATTTTACAGTTTATAGATCAAGTGCCCAGTATGGTATTATTCATTTTACAGACGGGAAAATCAAGATCAGAAAGACTGAACAATTTGCGTGGGGTCACCCAAGGAAAGTGGATTTAGTAACTAGGACTCCCATTTACTCTTCTTTCACAAACCTAAGGTCCCAGTCCAAGTGTGCTCAGCAGCAGAGCCAAGTTCTTCCTTTGATGCCAGCCAAATGCCTGCAGACCCACCCCCCGGCCCGGATCTGTGGAATTCTGACATGTTCTACCCTCTCCCTTCATGCCCACCTCCCTGCCTGGGCTGCCTCTCACTCACCTCATCACAGATCTCCTGCAGGACACTGGAGAAGAGCTCCTGTACCACCAGCTCCCCGGGGAGGTTGTCATGCCTGGGTCTGTCACCAGCGCACAGGGCCTGTGAGAGGTCAGGCTCAGACCCTGCTCCCCACCTTTTACCAGCCTGTCCTGCCAGTATTCACTGGCCCTGAGGGCCTGGGGTGACATGGTGTAAGTCTTGGTGATTCCCCTGCCCCGGGCCCTCTTTTCCAGATGGACAACCAGAGGCTTAGGTACAAAGGGGACTCACAGGGCCAGGGGTGTGTGAAGTAGGGTATCTGCTTCCTCTACCCCCACAATCCCCCATTCTCCAGCTTCTCACAGGGCTGAGGCAGGGGTCAGTGGGGAGGCTGAGGGGCTGCCCTGAGCAGAAGTATACCAGGCCAGCCCAGCATGTACCTCTTTCCAAACAGCCAGGACAGGCTTTACTGCCACATTAAGGAATGCAGAAACCAAAGCTGGGAGGGCTTGGAGCTCCAGATCTCTGGAGCTGTCCAGGTCTTTGTGCCCAGCTGAGTGCTCACCTGAGGCTCAGGATGCCCCCCAGGCACGTCCACCAACCCAGGAGCCTCCGCCACCTGCCGAGAGCGGCGCAGGAAGACGAGGAAGCCATCTGCAGTGGCCAATGCAGCACCCACCCCTAGCGGGTCCGCCAGGTAGGCTTGCCTGTCACCCCAATCGGCAGCCCCCTGCTGTCGCAGCCAAGCAGCCGAATTGGCCCAGTTCGTGCCCAGGAATTCTCGGTAGGAAGTGAGGCCCAGGCACAGGAGGAGCTGTGGGCCTGGAGAATCAATGGGTGCCAGGGTGGCAGAGTGCAGACGGAATTTGGGGGCGTCGAAGAGCCAGGGCTGGGCCTGGAGCCGGGCCTCCCAGATGGCAGCGATGTCCTTGTCCCCTCCTGGCAGTGGGTGACGGTCAAAGGCTGGGCTCAGCTCTGCCCGCACCTGCTCCTCAGGAAGCCCACCCTGGGGGCACTGCAGCAGCAGGGACACCTCGGGGTCCATGGTCTGAGCAGGGCGGCTCTGGGGGAGGACACAGCCGGTCCTGTTACCTCCAGGGTCTCCTGGCCACCCCTGGGCCCGGCAGCAGGCCCCCTCTGCCCCAGTCTTCCTGAGGGAATCCCCAGCCCCTTGACCACTGCTTGGGCAGTAAGGTGTCCTGCCATCCTCGCCAGGTCCCAGCTGGATACCTGGGCAGgcttccctggaactctggggcACCCCTACAACCCTGGGGTCCTGGGTCCAGTCACCCCCAAATACCCAGGTCCCCCAAACCCAGGGGTCCTGCCTCCAAGCCCTGACGCGCTGACAGCCCTCCCGGGTCCGGAAGCGTCGGCCTTCTCCCGGCGCTCACGCGCAGGCGCAGGCGCGGCCCACAGTCCCCGCCCCCTTCCGGAACGGAAGTGCCCGCCCCCTACTTCTGCGGCCTCTCATTGGCCCGACCTGGAGCTCCAGGCCCCTGCTGGGGGCGGCCGCCTGACCCCCTGCAGACCGTGCGCCTGTAGGTCTTGATTCCGTCTCGCTGATGTTTGTGCGTCTGTCTGTCCTAGGCCGGCCTTGACGCCTCCGCCCTGCCAGGCCCGACGCCAGCCTTCCCTCCCCACGCCGCTCGGGCTTCGGAGTCGCCAGCCCGGAGCGCGGGGACTTGGCTTCCGTGGGCCCCGAGGCTGGCGTACAGTGTGATTTTAGGCAAGTCTTGCCTTCGgcacctcagtttccctgtctggaGACGGGATAGAGGTGGGGTGCTGGGAAGTAAATTTAATGAGCTGAATGTTCCCTTTAGCCCTAGCTGTCTCATCCTGGGGTTTTGTGACTTTTGAGCAAGGGGGGCACGTGGGAGAGAGTCCTCAAAGCAGCTCTCACATGTCACTGCTCTCCACAGGCCTTGGCCATGAACTCTGGTGGAGGGAGGCAAGAAGCAGCAGAACACAGGGGGAGAAGGGCTTCCAGGCCCCGAGAACAGGTGTGTGCCTCCCGTATCTGGCCCCAATGGTGGGAAGGTAGGGGAGAAGGGCTCTGAGCCCTGGCTTCCTGGGAAATGCAGGTAGAGTGGGGTGGTCCTACTGATGGGGACATGCTCTTCCCAGACACCACAGAGACTCGTCTCCCTCTTCAACAGGTCACTCAGGGTTCAGGGTGCAGCAGGGCAAGGTTACTGTGGGACTGAGGGCCAGCCCTGGGCTTTTTCAGGACCCAGATGTGCGACTGTCCAAGGCTCTATCCTATGCCCTGCGCCACGGGGCCCTGAAGCTGGGGCTTCCCATGGGGGCAGGTAAGTGAGGATGTTGAAGGCCTGGGCAGGGAGGAGTGGCTGGGCCCGTGGAGCATTGTGAGCCTGTGACTCCCCTCCCCCGTGTCTCCCCAACACTACCTTTAGGGAAGGCACAGCAGGGCAAATCCTCCCCATGTCCTCAGAACCCAAATCAAGTCTGGGCTAACTGGGAGAGGAGCCCCGTCTGGGCCAGGCTGGTTGATGCCCCCTCCAGCCAAGTGGCCCAATAAACAGTTTTCCCAAGACTGGACACTGGGAGGTGTTGGGACCGTGGGCCAGATACTGGATTAATCATTTTATCTTCATGACTAGCCTCCATGAGGCAGGTTCATGTCCCCATATAAGTCGAACAAACTGAGGTCCAGAAAGAgagactttcccaaggtcacacatccTAGGACAGATGAGGCCCATGATACCCTTGTGACCTAGCCCAGCACAGTCGGTCCCTGAGCATGTGCCTGCCCGCAGATGGCTTTGTGCCCCTGGGTGCTGTCCTGCAGTTGCCCCAGTTCCGCAGTTTCTCAGCTGAAGATGTGCAGCGTGTGGTGAACACCAATGAGAAGCAGCGATTCGCCCTGCAGCCCGGGGACCCCAGCACTGGCCCTCTCATCCGGGCCAATCAGGGCCACTCCTTGCAGGTGTGTGGCCTTGGGGCAGGTGGGAGTGCCAGGTGAGCCTCCTGTCCGGAGGGTGGATGGATTTCTCTGCTGCCCATTCACCTCCTCCCAGGTACCCGAGTTGGAACTGATGGCCCTGGATGTGCCACAGGCCCTGCCCGCCGTGTTGGTCCATGGCACATTCTGGAAGCACTGGCCATCCATCCTTCTCAAGGGCCTGTCCTGCCAGGGAAGGACACACATCCACCTGGCCCCAGGACTACCTGGGGATCCCGGTGTCATCAGTGGTCAGTGCCttacacccacccccaccccaacctagCAATTCCCACCCACTCTGTCCTCTCAGATCCCTCTCCAAGGGTCACAGCTTCCATTGTCCAAggccaccccatgccctgcatgcAGCAGCAATCCCCCAGTGAGCCTAGGACACCAGACTGTTGGAGGTACCCCAGGCCCCAGTGCTGGTTGTCTTTGCAGGCATGAGGCTGAATTGCCAAGTGGCTGTGTTCATTGACGGACCCAAGGCCCTTGCAGGTGAGTCTGGACGAATAGGGACCACCCTAAGCCTTCAGGAAGGGCCTGCATCACATCCCTGCCTCTCATTTTCAGATGGAATCCCCTTTTTCTGCTCTGCCAATGGGGTGATCCTGACTCCAGGGAATGCTGATGGCTTCCTGCCTCCCAAGTACTTCAAGAAGGCCTTGCAGCTACGTCCTACCCGTGAGgacctgccctccccctccccccaatttGTTGTGCTTGAAGCCTGTGTCCTTTGGCCCTCACCTCTAttcccagcccccagcctcctggcccagccccaggctgACTTCAGTCTCCTTCTCTAATCAATTCTTATTTCTATCTCAGGAAAAACCCTCTCCCTGGCTGGTGTTGAAGAGACAGAGTGTGGCAGTGGCTCCAAGCACGGTCCCAGAGGAAGAGGGATGGTccagcaataaaatatttataaaaaaagaactaataaaaaaacaaaaacagaaatgaagctCCAGTTTGAAACCACGGATCATGATACCCATAGCTACATCTGATCTTCTTTGTGGGCTCAGGAGTTTCAGACAGATTGGGAGCCTTGGTCTTGGCCCCTTGGTGGTGGCCGTCTCCAGCCCAGTGAGGCCCCTGGGCTGCACAAATCCAGTGACAGCGGGTGAGCGTGTCCAGCTCAGTGCACGTCTGGAGGGGGCGTGTGGGCAGTGAGTCCCAGTGGGTGCGCGGGTGGCTGTGGCAGGAGGTGAAcagggcgggggcaggggggcgACCCTCAGAAGGCCTCGTGGCCCCCGGTGAGCTGCAGGAAGAGGTCCTCATCCAGCTCCTCCCCGCGGGACCGCTCCCGCGTGGACAGGAATATGTAGCCGCCGATGTACTCGTGTACAATGCGGCAGCTGGCAGACACACAGGAGAAGGCCACGTTGATGTGCTCGTCGAACTCGATGGCCACCTGCAGGGCGGGGCCGACAGAGGGGCTGGAAAGGGTGGCAGCAGGGGGCAGCCCCCACTCTGCCCTGGCTGGGCctggccccacccctgccccgccCCGTCTCAGTCCCGACGGGCACTGgctccgcccccgccccgccccttcTCAGCCCTGGCTGACACTGGCCCCGCCCATCCGGCCCCGCCCTGGCCCCACCTGCCGGATGTCCCAGTTGACATTCCACTGGCGCATGTTGCTGAAGCG
This region of Tamandua tetradactyla isolate mTamTet1 chromosome 9, mTamTet1.pri, whole genome shotgun sequence genomic DNA includes:
- the TRPT1 gene encoding tRNA 2'-phosphotransferase 1 isoform X2; this translates as MNSGGGRQEAAEHRGRRASRPREQDPDVRLSKALSYALRHGALKLGLPMGADGFVPLGAVLQLPQFRSFSAEDVQRVVNTNEKQRFALQPGDPSTGPLIRANQGHSLQALPAVLVHGTFWKHWPSILLKGLSCQGRTHIHLAPGLPGDPGVISGMRLNCQVAVFIDGPKALADGIPFFCSANGVILTPGNADGFLPPKYFKKALQLRPTRKTLSLAGVEETECGSGSKHGPRGRGMVQQ
- the TRPT1 gene encoding tRNA 2'-phosphotransferase 1 isoform X1 encodes the protein MNSGGGRQEAAEHRGRRASRPREQDPDVRLSKALSYALRHGALKLGLPMGADGFVPLGAVLQLPQFRSFSAEDVQRVVNTNEKQRFALQPGDPSTGPLIRANQGHSLQVPELELMALDVPQALPAVLVHGTFWKHWPSILLKGLSCQGRTHIHLAPGLPGDPGVISGMRLNCQVAVFIDGPKALADGIPFFCSANGVILTPGNADGFLPPKYFKKALQLRPTRKTLSLAGVEETECGSGSKHGPRGRGMVQQ